From one Verrucomicrobiales bacterium genomic stretch:
- a CDS encoding SIS domain-containing protein, whose amino-acid sequence MTPSLDYLTQCRQIVDRVEAQSSAIRQAADWFAATILAGRMVHLFGSGHSRILVEEMWPRYGSFPGFNPIVELSLSFHNLVVGANGQRQAMFLENVPGLAARILRNFDLSPVDTALVASSSGCNLVPIEMAEGFKARGIRVVAVVSQRHSDASQTRHPGGKKLQDFADLVLDTGAPVGDAMVRVPDLDTPVAPGSTIGGCLLINSVKAEVAARLTQAGHPPKVLTASALVGTPRATELFEAAYDEHARRLAKLYERLGAVPAAKG is encoded by the coding sequence ATGACTCCGAGCCTCGACTACTTAACACAATGCCGACAAATCGTCGACCGGGTGGAAGCCCAGTCGTCGGCCATCCGCCAAGCCGCCGATTGGTTCGCTGCCACCATCCTGGCTGGTCGAATGGTTCATCTCTTCGGATCCGGCCATAGCCGCATCCTGGTCGAGGAAATGTGGCCACGCTATGGATCCTTTCCAGGTTTCAACCCCATCGTGGAACTCAGCCTCAGCTTCCATAACTTGGTCGTGGGTGCCAACGGGCAACGCCAAGCCATGTTCCTGGAGAACGTCCCTGGCCTCGCTGCTCGCATCCTGAGGAACTTTGACCTGTCCCCAGTCGACACCGCCCTGGTCGCCTCCTCCAGTGGATGCAATCTGGTACCCATCGAGATGGCCGAAGGCTTTAAGGCTCGAGGAATCCGGGTTGTGGCCGTCGTCAGCCAACGCCACTCGGACGCGAGCCAAACTCGTCACCCCGGCGGGAAAAAGCTGCAGGACTTCGCCGATCTGGTTCTCGACACCGGAGCCCCCGTGGGCGATGCCATGGTGCGAGTCCCCGATCTCGACACCCCCGTAGCCCCGGGGTCGACTATCGGAGGCTGCCTCCTGATCAATAGTGTCAAAGCCGAGGTAGCCGCACGGCTCACCCAAGCTGGACACCCTCCGAAAGTCCTGACCGCCAGCGCTTTGGTCGGAACGCCTCGAGCCACGGAGCTGTTCGAAGCGGCCTACGACGAACACGCTCGACGGCTAGCCAAGCTCTACGAGCGGCTGGGCGCTGTGCCAGCTGCCAAGGGGTAA
- the nifU gene encoding Fe-S cluster assembly scaffold protein NifU: MSETYTLYNQTVMDHFLNPRNMGDIKDADGIGEVGAAACGDIMKISLKIKNGRIEDARFKTFGCGSAIASSSMATELIKGRTIEEAMSFSNQEVVDALGGLPPVKIHCSVLAEEALKAALEDYVKKNPESTETAKTAATV; the protein is encoded by the coding sequence ATGAGCGAAACCTACACTCTGTATAATCAAACCGTGATGGATCACTTCCTGAATCCCCGCAACATGGGGGACATCAAGGACGCCGATGGTATCGGCGAAGTCGGCGCTGCCGCCTGCGGAGACATCATGAAAATCAGTTTGAAGATCAAGAACGGCCGCATCGAGGATGCGCGGTTCAAGACCTTCGGCTGCGGCTCCGCGATCGCCAGTTCCAGCATGGCCACCGAACTCATCAAGGGTCGCACTATCGAGGAGGCCATGAGCTTCTCCAATCAAGAGGTCGTGGATGCCCTCGGAGGCCTCCCCCCGGTAAAGATCCATTGCTCGGTGCTCGCCGAGGAAGCCCTCAAGGCCGCTCTCGAGGATTACGTCAAAAAGAATCCGGAATCCACCGAGACCGCCAAGACCGCAGCCACGGTCTGA
- a CDS encoding Mrp/NBP35 family ATP-binding protein — protein MDLNPSTITEALKAVKYPGYSRDIVSFGLVKNVAANQGAVSLLLALTTPNAEIAAQLKAECERVLKSIPGISHTHIEVKLPAGPSPAAGTAQAAAGPNPWSNQSRVAGIKRIIAVASGKGGVGKSTCSVNLACALSQLGLKVGLLDCDIYGPSIPLMMGVKERPTVNDEEKLVPVSNHGVKLMSMGFLLDGDAPVIWRGPMIVKTIQQFIFSVAWGDLDYLLVDLPPGTGDAQLTLCQTVPLDGGVVITTPQEASLGVVRKGIAMFEKVNVPILGLVENMSYFVTPNNERLEIFGHGGGKTEAERLHLPFLGEIPLYTAIRIGGDQGTPVTVSAPKEAPAQAFATIAKAIHARFAE, from the coding sequence ATGGACTTGAATCCCTCCACCATCACCGAGGCGCTCAAAGCAGTTAAATATCCTGGTTACTCCCGCGACATCGTTTCCTTTGGCCTGGTCAAGAACGTAGCGGCCAACCAGGGAGCCGTCAGTCTGCTGCTCGCGCTCACGACTCCGAACGCCGAGATTGCGGCCCAGCTGAAAGCGGAATGCGAACGCGTGCTGAAGTCGATTCCCGGCATTTCCCATACCCACATCGAAGTCAAACTGCCCGCCGGCCCATCGCCTGCCGCGGGAACAGCCCAAGCTGCTGCCGGTCCAAACCCCTGGTCGAATCAGAGCCGGGTGGCGGGCATCAAGCGCATCATCGCGGTGGCGAGCGGCAAGGGCGGCGTGGGCAAGTCCACCTGCTCCGTCAACCTCGCCTGTGCGCTGAGCCAACTGGGACTCAAGGTTGGACTTCTGGATTGCGACATCTACGGCCCGAGCATTCCCCTCATGATGGGCGTCAAAGAACGTCCGACGGTGAATGACGAGGAGAAGCTCGTGCCCGTCTCCAACCACGGCGTGAAGCTCATGAGCATGGGCTTCCTGCTCGACGGCGACGCCCCTGTCATATGGCGTGGGCCCATGATCGTCAAAACGATCCAGCAGTTCATTTTTTCGGTAGCTTGGGGCGACCTGGATTACCTGCTCGTCGACCTCCCCCCCGGCACGGGCGATGCCCAGCTGACCTTGTGTCAGACCGTGCCGTTGGATGGCGGGGTGGTGATCACCACGCCTCAGGAGGCTTCATTGGGAGTGGTCCGCAAAGGGATCGCGATGTTCGAGAAAGTGAACGTGCCCATTCTGGGGCTCGTGGAGAACATGAGCTATTTCGTGACCCCTAACAACGAGCGACTGGAGATTTTCGGTCATGGCGGCGGGAAAACGGAGGCCGAGCGACTTCATCTTCCGTTCCTAGGTGAGATCCCCCTCTACACCGCGATTCGGATCGGTGGCGATCAAGGAACGCCCGTGACGGTTTCCGCTCCGAAGGAAGCCCCGGCCCAAGCCTTCGCCACCATCGCGAAAGCCATCCACGCCCGCTTCGCCGAGTGA
- a CDS encoding bifunctional folylpolyglutamate synthase/dihydrofolate synthase, which yields MTYQEAIQFLHGLGQFSMRLGLERTVQLAAELGSPQERLRFIHVAGTNGKGSTCAFLESMYRASGLKVGLFTSPHLVHFGERIQINRRLLPEAAVVDLLNRIRPALTKLSEPDHPTFFEVVTLMALLHFADERCDVVVWETGLGGRLDATNIVTPLASVITRIGLDHQQWLGDTVAKIAAEKAGIIKPAIPCVSAPQQPEVELVLREVCRLKSAPLRLLTTETAESPGLHGVQLPLPGPHQRQNASVALATVETLNHQLPVSLAARKQGLEQTTWPGRFQRVASPRTIHILDGAHNADGAQVLRDTLESEYPGQQAVFVLGVLKDKAWETMIEVLLPLMKRLVLVRVDSNRTATPDELEPFCRSRAPQLRIEKADTVAAALRSTRDAELSVIAGSLYLVGQALELLQPAEGPSLPERALNEWAPKS from the coding sequence ATGACCTATCAGGAAGCGATCCAATTCCTCCACGGGTTGGGCCAGTTCAGCATGCGACTTGGACTGGAACGCACCGTCCAACTCGCGGCCGAACTGGGTTCACCGCAGGAACGGCTGCGTTTCATCCATGTGGCAGGAACCAACGGCAAAGGCTCAACCTGTGCCTTCCTGGAGAGCATGTATCGGGCGAGTGGACTCAAGGTGGGCCTCTTCACCTCACCCCACCTTGTGCACTTCGGCGAGCGCATCCAGATCAACCGTCGGCTTCTGCCGGAAGCAGCAGTGGTGGATCTGTTGAACCGAATACGGCCAGCCTTGACGAAACTGAGCGAGCCGGATCATCCGACGTTCTTCGAGGTGGTAACCCTCATGGCCCTGCTCCACTTTGCAGACGAGCGCTGCGATGTGGTGGTCTGGGAAACCGGCCTCGGAGGTCGGTTGGACGCCACGAACATTGTCACTCCTTTGGCGAGCGTGATCACGCGCATCGGCCTCGATCACCAGCAATGGCTCGGAGACACGGTGGCCAAGATCGCCGCCGAGAAAGCCGGGATCATCAAACCAGCCATCCCCTGTGTCAGCGCCCCCCAGCAACCGGAGGTGGAACTGGTTTTGCGGGAGGTTTGCCGGTTGAAGAGCGCCCCACTGCGTCTGCTGACCACGGAAACGGCCGAGTCACCGGGGCTCCATGGCGTCCAGCTTCCGTTGCCAGGCCCGCACCAGCGGCAGAACGCTTCCGTCGCACTGGCCACCGTCGAAACGCTCAACCATCAGCTGCCCGTCTCGCTGGCGGCCCGAAAGCAAGGGCTCGAACAGACGACCTGGCCGGGCCGGTTTCAGCGGGTCGCCTCCCCCCGAACCATCCATATTTTAGATGGTGCACACAACGCGGATGGAGCCCAAGTGCTTCGGGACACACTGGAATCAGAATACCCAGGTCAACAGGCTGTCTTCGTCCTCGGAGTGCTCAAGGATAAAGCTTGGGAAACCATGATCGAGGTCCTGCTCCCGCTCATGAAGCGACTGGTTTTGGTGCGGGTGGACAGCAACCGCACCGCCACACCGGATGAACTCGAGCCCTTCTGTCGATCGCGTGCCCCACAACTCCGCATCGAAAAGGCGGACACGGTAGCTGCAGCGCTGCGGTCAACCCGGGATGCCGAGCTCTCAGTGATTGCAGGCTCCCTGTACCTGGTCGGCCAAGCGCTCGAGCTGCTCCAGCCCGCTGAAGGACCGTCACTGCCCGAACGCGCCCTGAACGAGTGGGCCCCAAAATCATAA
- a CDS encoding Rrf2 family transcriptional regulator: MQITRAVEYGAMGLICLARRAPGQTVMVEEISQEEDAPPSFMSKIFQSLARAGLVRSVRGSGGGFTLARSAEQITLLEVFEAIEGKMALQRCLQSASSCERQEGCALCSVFEQAQDQVKDVFARTTIADLEKKHLPAGAARARAKAREATEALSIKN, from the coding sequence ATGCAAATTACTCGAGCAGTCGAATACGGAGCCATGGGGCTCATTTGCCTGGCGCGCCGAGCGCCGGGGCAAACGGTCATGGTGGAGGAGATTAGCCAGGAGGAAGACGCTCCGCCAAGTTTCATGAGCAAGATCTTCCAGAGCCTGGCACGAGCGGGATTGGTTCGGTCGGTTCGCGGCTCCGGCGGCGGGTTTACCCTCGCCCGGTCCGCCGAACAGATCACTCTCCTCGAAGTCTTCGAAGCCATCGAGGGCAAGATGGCTCTCCAACGCTGCCTTCAAAGTGCCTCCAGCTGTGAGCGCCAGGAAGGTTGCGCCTTGTGCAGCGTGTTCGAGCAAGCCCAGGACCAGGTGAAGGATGTCTTCGCCCGCACCACGATTGCGGACCTGGAAAAGAAACACCTTCCCGCCGGCGCCGCCCGTGCGCGCGCCAAAGCCCGCGAGGCGACCGAAGCCCTTTCAATAAAGAACTGA
- a CDS encoding cysteine desulfurase, whose product MKHVFLDHQSATPLLPEVFEEMKPFFTEAFGNPSSLHHYGLQVRDALKKARARIAAMINAESEEEIFFTSDGTESANLAIKGVAYANERRGKHLVISATEHPSVVNSVEFLEKQGWTCTRVPVDAEGRIKPADVAAALTDKTVLVAVHHVNHDIGTIQPIAEIGRLLNEKSIPFYVDCEASAGWLPIDVQAMGANLVSFSPHRFYGPKGVGILYRNRKARLVSILHGGVQEGGRRAGTENVPAIVGGGLAAEIAVREMPARAAHTARLQARLWKGLKEKIPYIKLNGPEPGPERISTNLNLSTEFIEGEGQLLSLDVAGIAVASGSSCVSKSLKISHVLAAIGLDHALAQGNIIMTLGQDNTEEEVDYVVESFSKIVTKLRAMSPMWEEFESGVIDSVINPTGRGVSFSAHAAAVSGKAAH is encoded by the coding sequence ATGAAACACGTGTTTCTCGATCATCAGTCGGCAACGCCCCTCCTCCCCGAGGTTTTCGAGGAGATGAAACCCTTTTTCACCGAGGCCTTCGGCAATCCCAGCTCGCTCCATCACTACGGACTTCAGGTTCGGGATGCACTCAAGAAGGCGCGCGCGCGCATCGCGGCGATGATCAACGCCGAAAGCGAGGAAGAGATTTTCTTCACCTCGGATGGCACCGAGTCGGCGAACTTGGCCATCAAAGGCGTTGCCTATGCGAACGAGCGTCGCGGCAAGCACCTGGTGATTTCCGCAACCGAACATCCCTCCGTCGTCAATTCGGTGGAGTTTCTGGAGAAACAGGGTTGGACCTGCACCCGCGTGCCGGTCGATGCCGAAGGCCGGATCAAACCGGCGGATGTCGCTGCCGCGCTCACCGACAAGACCGTGCTGGTGGCGGTTCACCACGTGAACCACGACATTGGCACGATCCAGCCCATCGCCGAGATCGGCCGGCTGTTGAATGAGAAGTCGATCCCGTTCTACGTCGATTGCGAAGCCAGCGCCGGATGGTTACCCATCGATGTTCAGGCCATGGGAGCCAACCTGGTCTCCTTTTCCCCGCATCGTTTCTACGGGCCCAAGGGCGTCGGGATCCTGTATCGGAATCGGAAAGCCCGACTCGTGAGCATCCTGCATGGTGGCGTCCAAGAAGGCGGACGCCGCGCCGGAACCGAAAATGTGCCCGCAATCGTTGGTGGCGGCCTGGCCGCCGAGATTGCCGTGCGCGAAATGCCTGCCCGCGCAGCCCACACGGCGCGCCTCCAAGCTCGTCTATGGAAGGGGCTCAAAGAGAAGATTCCTTACATCAAGCTCAACGGGCCGGAGCCCGGGCCCGAGCGGATCTCCACCAACCTGAACCTGAGCACTGAGTTTATTGAAGGCGAAGGACAGCTGCTCAGCCTGGATGTCGCTGGAATCGCCGTGGCCAGCGGGTCAAGTTGTGTGAGCAAATCGCTGAAGATCTCGCATGTGTTGGCAGCCATTGGACTCGACCATGCCCTGGCGCAGGGAAACATCATCATGACTTTGGGCCAGGACAACACGGAGGAGGAGGTTGACTACGTCGTGGAATCCTTCTCCAAGATCGTCACCAAACTGCGGGCCATGTCGCCCATGTGGGAGGAGTTCGAGAGCGGAGTGATCGATTCCGTCATCAATCCAACCGGCCGAGGGGTGTCGTTTTCAGCGCATGCCGCCGCCGTCTCTGGTAAAGCCGCCCACTGA